Part of the Lotus japonicus ecotype B-129 chromosome 6, LjGifu_v1.2 genome, CATTGCAAAGACTATAGAGTCAGAGCTACATAAGTTTGAGAAAAGCCATGGGAATGATGATCGATGAGTTAACAACCAATGGTATCTTTGCCATCTGATCCAATTCCAAACCTGTGTAGTTAGTGTTGTTTATGTTAGCTTGAGAAATTTAGGGAGTAGTCATAATAAGCCTTGCATTGTGCCACAATGCAAGAGAGAAATgtcaaatataatattttacCATCAAGTTTCTTCTCTAAGTTTGATCTTTTGCTTTTTGTCATCATAGTGCCTTAACAATTTAATTATTAAGTAGTTTATGTTCGAAGTACAGGACTTGTAAACAAGAACAAATATGCTATTTTATTATTGGAAAAGAAAAACTCAATCAGAAGAaaccttctccttcattttCCTTACTATTTATTTATCAAAAGTTTTTATGGTGGGATAGCTAGTCTTTAGTCTTTACACTTATAAAACAtgttttaataataattttgttttaagaGTCAGTTTGGAATGTTTGTAACCAGGCCTCAAACTTAAGCTGATGAAGGGGCAAATTTTTACTTCGAGTGAACTTGTTTCAGGAAATGCAATTCTGGTGACCAAAACCGAAAGTATAAATAGGAAGACACAATAAAATTacattttgaaaatataaacATGTTGAATGAAACGAATTTACACGTTTTATTTCTGTACTTCAAGCTTCTATTCTTCACCTTAATATGGTTGTAAATAATGAAACCTAAAGAACATGTTACATCTAAATTTTTTCCCCCTGAAACCGGGAAAAACTTAGTCTTCTCTATAAGGGCCAAGGAACTCGAGAAACCAGAATGTTGACAATGAGCATTCACATCTGCACAGTTTTTTTTCCTGGATGATGGAAACACTGAAACTGCTTTCAAAGCAAACTGGGATGTTGCTGACACATGAATGATCATGCAGTTGAAAGAGCTTCTTTCAACTCCCAAGAAAGGCAAAAAGCCAATGCTGCAATTTCTTGTGTTTCTTTTGATGAACTCATCAACATATCTGATACTGAAAGGTTCCACTTCTAGCTGCGCAGAGATATTGGCCTTGAAGTATCTGAGAATTGAAAATCAGATTCCATTTTCTGTTCTTCATTGCGCCGCTTCCTGAGTTCACCCTCAACTGCAAGTTTTGCAGAATCTGCCATCTCTGCATTCCTCAAAGCCAAGTCTGTTGCAGCCTTTATTTCTTCAATTGCTTTAAGATTAGCTTCCACTTTTTTGTCCACTTCAATTTTCCTTGTGTTGATTGCTTCCACCTGAGCCATGGAAGCTGCTTCTGTCCTCTCAATCAAATCTTCAGATTCCTTAATTTTCCCACTCAGAGATGCAAACTCCTCAACTGTCAGTATGATCTTACCATTGGAATCTGAAACTGAGACTCTTCCACCTTGTGAGTCAGAGAACATTTTCATTTCCTCAATGGCTTTTTGCTCTGCTGCTTTCGCTTCTTCGGCTTGTTTCAAGATAACCTCTAGCTTCTGCTCCATTTCTTCAGCCACAGCTCTGGAATTTTCAGCTTCTTGCTTCAGCTCTTGAGCTTTTGttctcatttcttcttcttctcttcttgcaTTTTCTGTCCCAAATGAAAGTTGCTCAATTTTCAAATTTAACTGATGAATGGCATCAGAATTATTGTTCTCCATAGAATCTGTCTCGTCCTTGGTACTTTGTATTTCACCAGTTAAGTTAGCAGCAAGAGCTTCTGCTGCGTGTTCCTTCTCCTTGAGTTCCTCTTGCTCTTTCTTCACTTGTTCTAATTCTTCCTTAAGGGAGGCTACAAGGTTCCTCAGGGAGGTTTCTTCTTCAGAAACTTGCTGCAGTGTCTCTGTGGCTTCTTTAATCTCCAAAGTTATCAGCTTCACAGAATCCATCTCAGAAGCATGTTTGTCTTTCATCTGCTCTtgaagctcctgaatctctgcACTTGTTTCAGCAAGTTTGGCCTCCAGATTTTGTGTCAGTTCAGGGTCATACTCATTCTTTAGAGCCACTAATTTCGACTCTGCTTCTTCCTTTGCACTTTTGTAATAACTTAGTttctcctctctttctctcatggTATTTGCTTGTTCTTCTTGGGCCTGTGAAGAGGCAAGCTTCAACTGTTCAATTGATGCTTTCATGGTTGCTATTTCCTTTGAGAGTTCACTAAGCTTTTCAGAGTTCAATTTCGCTGAACGCTGAGCTTCTCCTGCAGTTTGGAATGCAGCCAATTTTGCCTCTAATGCAGCATCAAAATCCTGCCTTATTTTGTTGAGTTCTTGCTTGGAAGCATCTAGTTCCTTTACTGTGGTTGAATATTCCTTTCTTGCATGTTCTAATTCTTGTTTCCAAGCTTCATATCCTATAGCTTTTTGGGATAGTGCCCTTTCAAGTTCTTTGGCCTGATTCTTCACAGCTTCAGCTGCTTCCATTGCTGATTGCTTAGATTCTCTCACACTGGTGAGCTTCTTTGTCAGTTCCTGAAGTGTCACATTGGCCTTGTCAAGCTCAATAAGTGCTTTAGATTTTGTATTCTCAGCACTTTCAAGCTTTTTCTTTATCTTGTTCAGTTCTCTTTGGGCCAAGAGAAGCTGAGTCTCCTTTTCTAGTACATTCTGCAAGAAAATCACACAATTTACTAACTCAGAAACAGAACAAAAATGACACATTCACAATGAAAATGATACAATTGCTCAATCACAAAATCATGCAAATAAACAACTTGTGCAAACTTGAATATCTCCTCAAGTTGTGTGCAAAGACAAAGAGCACTCATATATTTATTGTAATTTGTAAGTTTCTAATTAGCCAGCATGGCCATGCCTATGCCATCAAGCATTCAAGTATAATTCCCATCTTCTGAAAAACTGttcttaaaaaattatatttttaaaactaaaaccaCTATTAGAATTTGAGACTTAATTGTactccaaaagctagcttagaggtGAATCTTGTTTTACCCTTTATAGGGACTATCTAAATCATATTTCTAGCCAATGTAGGTCTTCTAACCCACCTCACCGCACCCAGAGCTGGACATCTAGAGCTTGCATGACTGCGAGGTGATATATAGGAGGTCACCAACAAATGGATTTAGGATAACCCCTGATATTATATTAGAATTTAGGAGACTTAACTCTACCATTTATAAGAATTATTTTTGTCATATCTCTAGTAAATGTGAgacatataatataataattccAAATAATCTCAGAGGTGTTTTATGTTTTGAAGTCGCATGTATTTCAATTTTGTAAAACATAGTtaaaacagttttttttttcattctcttcttttgaaaaacaaaatttaatttttttttcctaaaaatagtttttaaattcaaaaactgAGAATGGAATCAAACTAgtccttacctctgatgatcTTCTCTTGATAGAATTAGAACGTCTTTCCCTGGAGACAGCTACTTCACCAAATAAACCAATAGCAGCTTTGACAGATTGGAATGGTGCCCTTGTGTCAATCTCTGCAGCCTCTCCTCTTGGAGAACTCGCATCTTTGGGCTGATTATCTCTGATTCTGAAGCTCATTGTATTCTTTTTTCTCACCTGCAAACCGTGTCTGCAAGATAAATAGCAATGAGCATTGTGAAGATAAATCTTGTTATATgaaaaaacagaacaaaacaTTTTATGCTTTCAAACCTCACCAGCTTCATCATATAATATAGTGCATTAGATATTAAGAGCTTAACTCAAAAGgactagcatgtttggattcacATTCAAATCTTTCAGCATCAATTATGTCACAAAAGCTACTACAAGTAGTTTCTCGCAGAATCAATTCTCATTCCAACATGAAAATCTACTGTGAatacaaacatgcactaaatgtATGATTACACTTTACCTTAATGCTTGATGTTTCAAGAAAGGCCCTGGAATTCAAGATCCTTTATGAAGCCTGAATAGTCCTTTCACCAAGATGAGAATGAATTTGCAAAGGAAGGTGTTGGAACTCAAAAAGAACCAAAGATGAAAACGAGGGTTCCTTTTAAGTCCAACTTTTATTTACCTTTCTGAGACCGTTGAAAACAAAGGTAATGTCCTAAAATATTGGTGGTTAAATTTGCATGTATGTAGAATTGGCTATATGCTATTTTAGCTTGGGGGGCAGAGCGATCTGAGGTGGTTTTGACACTAAAATGCCAACCATACATGGTTGTCAAATACAAAAATGAAGCTCTCTTATATATAATTGGAAAGCATTGGGGGGTGTATGCTAAAATTAAGGAATATTCAAAAGAGCCATGCTGgattttttacattaaatactGACTTAGAAAGATCACCacaatttttttaccaaagggtCAATATGGTGCAGCTAATCCCTAGTATTTAGAGGTTAGCTATTTTCGGCCTATATATCCTTATGTGGTTAAGGGTTATACATCATGTGATGGTAAACCTCTAACATAATCAATATGGTTAGGTCCTCTGGTATTGTGACAACTAGTCACTTAATGCTATAGCTTATGATTAACCACCAAAGAGGTTGGGGAGTTTCTTGTCTAACATGTTTAATTTAGGCACAATTTATAACAAAGAGAGAGATTAGAGAACTCAAATGAGATTAAGCTGTCAAAGTTTTAATGGGATTGTTTTCATCCATTTTAGAGTGAATGCATCTCCTTGTCGTTGTTTATGGTTATGAAGTATATGTATTAGGTAAGTTTAATCTAATGGGGTATATAGAGGTTGTTAGGACATTTTTATGAAAGCAAGTGCAAGTGTTGATTTGATGGCCCTCTATATAAAATAATGATACCTCtatcatttttttcttataaatctAGCTTTGTCGACTTTATAAGGGGCTAGACTAAAGTCTATATAACGTGATCTTGGAGCTTGATGACTTGATGAAATTAGTCTCATGATGACTGTCGGCGGTAGAATATCttgaaaacataaataaaagTCTATATAACGTGATCTTGGAGCCTTCATGAGATTAGTCTCATAATTGCCGGCGGTGTAATATCTTGAAAACATAAATAAAGTCTATATAAATAAGGAATGTTTGAGCTGCTTTTCTAAGGTGAGATATGCACTATAAAAGATAATatgtaaaattataataattcaCTTAAAAATTAAAGTCCTATTACGTCTATGATtttgtaattaattatttaaattgcaATTTTAGAGAAGACAACTTCACCATTAAACAAAAGTCCAACAAAATTATAATATTCATATAAACTTGACACAAAACCCAGGCATTTCATCTCAACTGCCGGATGCAGATTTACAACAATGCAATCCAAAACCGGCCTTTGTCCCAAGCCAATCAAAAAACTCGCCTGAAGGTAAGATTAATGCGAGTAGCTTCAGCTTTTGCACGTTTTGGTACAGAGTGAATCCAATCTCGCTGGGTATAACCCCTCATCACTAAAAGGGATCCATGCCTGAGTCTAAATGTATGCTGATCAGCATGGCTACTCTTCTTTAATCGCTTGCTCGCAGGCTCATCACTTCCATCTGAACAAGGTCCACACCA contains:
- the LOC130722309 gene encoding WEB family protein At1g12150, with the protein product MSFRIRDNQPKDASSPRGEAAEIDTRAPFQSVKAAIGLFGEVAVSRERRSNSIKRRSSENVLEKETQLLLAQRELNKIKKKLESAENTKSKALIELDKANVTLQELTKKLTSVRESKQSAMEAAEAVKNQAKELERALSQKAIGYEAWKQELEHARKEYSTTVKELDASKQELNKIRQDFDAALEAKLAAFQTAGEAQRSAKLNSEKLSELSKEIATMKASIEQLKLASSQAQEEQANTMREREEKLSYYKSAKEEAESKLVALKNEYDPELTQNLEAKLAETSAEIQELQEQMKDKHASEMDSVKLITLEIKEATETLQQVSEEETSLRNLVASLKEELEQVKKEQEELKEKEHAAEALAANLTGEIQSTKDETDSMENNNSDAIHQLNLKIEQLSFGTENARREEEEMRTKAQELKQEAENSRAVAEEMEQKLEVILKQAEEAKAAEQKAIEEMKMFSDSQGGRVSVSDSNGKIILTVEEFASLSGKIKESEDLIERTEAASMAQVEAINTRKIEVDKKVEANLKAIEEIKAATDLALRNAEMADSAKLAVEGELRKRRNEEQKMESDFQFSDTSRPISLRS